A genomic segment from Canis aureus isolate CA01 chromosome 4, VMU_Caureus_v.1.0, whole genome shotgun sequence encodes:
- the FAM200C gene encoding protein FAM200C, with the protein MSKKRKWDDDYVRYWFTCTTEVDGTQRPQCVLCNSVFSNADLRPSKLSDHFNRQHGGIGGHDLNSLKHMPTPSDQSETLKALGVASHEDALLQASYQFAYLCAKEKNPHTIAEKLVKPCALEIAQIVLGPDAQKKLQQVPLSDDVIHSRIDEMSQDILQQVLEDIKASPLKVGVQLAETMDMGDCSQLMAFVRYIKEREIVEEFLFCEPLQLTMKGKDVFSLFRDFFLKHKIALDVCGSVCTDGASSMLGENSEFVACVKKEAPHIVITHCLLNPHELVTKTLPTKLRDALFTVVRVINFIKGRAPNHRLFQAFFEEIGIEYSVLLFHTEMRWLSRGQILTHIFEMYEEINQFLHHQSSNLVDGFENKEFKVHLAYLADLFKHLNELSASMQRTGMNTVSAREKLSAFVRKFPFWLKRIEKRNFTNFPFLEEIIISDNEAASIAAEITLHLQQLSNFFHGYFSIGDLTEASKWILDPFLFNLDFVDDGYLMKNDLAELRASGQILMEFETMKLEDFWCAQFTVFPSLAKTALEILIPFATTYLCELGFSSLLHFKTKSRSCFNMSDDIRVAISKKVPRFSDIIEQKLQLQQKSL; encoded by the coding sequence ATGTCGAAGAAACGCAAATGGGATGATGACTATGTTCGTTACTGGTTCACCTGTACAACAGAGGTTGATGGAACTCAGCGCCCACAGTGTGTTTTGTGTAACTCAGTATTTTCAAATGCTGACCTCAGACCATCAAAATTGTCTGATCATTTTAACAGACAGCATGGTGGTATAGGTGGGCATGATCTCAATAGCCTGAAGCATATGCCAACACCATCTGATCAGAGTGAAACCTTGAAAGCACTTGGAGTTGCATCTCACGAGGATGCCTTATTACAAGCATCATATCAGTTTGCGTATTTATGTGCCAAGGAGAAGAATCCTCATACAATAGCTGAAAAATTAGTGAAACCTTGTGCATTGGAAATAGCACAGATAGTTTTGGGACCAGATGCACAAAAGAAGCTTCAGCAGGTACCCTTATCAGATGATGTGATCCATTCTAGAATTGATGAAATGAGCCAGGATATCTTACAGCAAGTTCTAGAAGATATCAAAGCCAGTCCTCTTAAAGTGGGTGTTCAACTTGCTGAGACAATGGACATGGGTGACTGCAGTCAGCTAATGGCATTTGTACGAtacataaaagaaagagagatcgTAGAAGAATTTCTGTTCTGTGAACCATTGCAGTtaacaatgaaaggaaaagatgTGTTCAGTCTCTTCAGAGACTTCTTTTTGAAGCATAAGATAGCACTTGATGTATGTGGCTCTGTTTGTACTGACGGTGCTTCTTCTATGCTAGGAGAAAATTCAGAATTTGTTGCCTGTGTCAAAAAAGAGGCACCTCATATCGTGATCACACATTGTTTGTTGAATCCTCATGAACTTGTGACAAAGACTTTGCCTACAAAACTGAGAGATGCTCTGTTTACCGTGGTGAGAGTAATAAATTTTATCAAAGGACGAGCTCCAAATCATCGCCTCTTCCAGgctttttttgaagaaattggaATCGAGTATAGTGTCCTCCTTTTCCATACTGAAATGAGGTGGCTTTCCCGAGGTCAAATACTTAcccatatttttgaaatgtatgaagaaataaatcagtTTCTTCACCACCAAAGCAGTAATTTAGTTGATGGCTTTGAAAATAAAGAGTTTAAAGTTCACTTAGCATACCTTGCAGATTTATTCAAACACCTGAATGAGCTTAGTGCATCAATGCAAAGGACTGGGATGAATACAGTATCAGCTAGAGAAAAGTTATCAGCTTTTGTTAGGAAGTTTCCATTCTGGCTAAAGCgaattgagaaaagaaattttaccAACTTTCCTTTTCTTGAAGAAATCATTATTTCAGATAATGAAGCAGCAAGCATTGCAGCTGAAATAACACTGCATCTGCAACAGCTGAGCAACTTCTTTCATGGATATTTTTCTATTGGAGATCTTACTGAGGCAAGTAAATGGATACTGGATCCGTTTCTTTTTAATCTGGACTTTGTCGATGATGGTTATTTGATGAAAAATGATCTGGCTGAATTACGAGCTAGTGGCCAAATTCTAATGGAATTTGAGACAATGAAGCTTGAGGATTTCTGGTGTGCTCAGTTCACAGTGTTCCCAAGCCTGGCAAAGACAGCTCTAGAAATCCTTATACCATTTGCAACTACGTACCTTTGTGAGTTGGGATTTTCatcacttttacattttaaaacaaagtccaGAAGCTGCTTTAATATGAGTGATGACATCCGTGTGGCTATTTCAAAAAAAGTTCCTCGTTTCTCAGACATCATTGAACAGAAGCTACAGCTACAGCAGAAGTCACTGTGA